GATGCGAGAGACGTCGGAGAGCACATAGAAGGCCCCGTTCACCTTGGGAGTGGGCAGGCCCAGCGCGTTCAGGCCATCCACAATGATTCCGCGGCGGGCGCGGTAGGCTTCACGGGCCATGGAGATAAATCGCTGGGCCTCTTCTACATTGTTTAGGGCCTCGACCATGGCCCACTGGGCAATGGTGTCGGGGCTGGTGGTGGACTGGCTGGAAACGTCGATGATGCCTTTGATGACATCCTTGGGGCCCCCGGCGTAGCCAATGCGCCAGCCGGTCATGGCGTAGGCTTTGGCCGCGCCGTTGACGGTGATGGTGCGGTCGGGGGCCACGTGGGCCGGCGAGAAGTGCTCGCCTTCGTAGATCAGGTGCTCGTAAATTTCGTCGGAAACGATATAAAGGTCGTGCTTGTTGGCTAGTTCGGCAATGGCAACCAGCACCTCTTTGGGATAAACCGCTCCGGTGGGGTTGCCCGGCGAGTTGAGCACGATGGCCTTGGTACGGGGGGTGATCTTGTGTTCGACCTCGGCGGGGTCGGGGATGAAGCCCGACTCGGGGCCGGTGTTGACCTCGACCGGCACTCCTTCAGCAAAGCGCACCATCTCGGGATAGCTGACCCAGTACGGCCCAATCACGATCACCTCGTCGCCCGGGTCGAGGATGGCCTGAAACAGGTTGAAGAGGGCCTGCTTGCCGCCTACCGTTACCACGGTCTGGTCGGGGGGAATCTCGAGGCCGTTTTCGCGCTTGAACTTGGCGCTGATGGCTTCGCGCAGCTCGGGGATGCCCGCAGGCGGGGCGTATTTGGTTTTCCCGGCAGCCAAGGCCCGAATAGCGGCATCTTTGACAAACTGAGGGGTATCGAAATCGGGCTCGCCGGCGGTCATGGCGATCAGGTCTACGCCCTGACGACGCAGCTCGAGGGCTTTGGCATTCACCGCCACCGTGGAGGAGGGTTTCATGGTTTTGACGCGCTTGGACAGGCCTCGCATACCAGTAGATTGTCCAGGCTCCAGGGCCTGGGGTCAAGGGTAGAGCAAGCTCTGATTCAAAACCCGGTTGGCTTAGACCCGCTCCAACCAGGACCCGCTATACCCCGGAGGCAAGACCGGCCACTCTTGCCGGCGCATGTGTCGCTCGACCTGTCGCACTGCCCGACGGGCCTGCTCTACCCACTCACTGGGATAGAGCGGGGCTTTGGCGGCAAATTCCTCGAGGTCGAAGGTCTGGCAGTGGTGGTCGGCTTTGCACTTAACGTCTATTTCCAGGTCGTACTGCCAGATGCGGCCCGGCTCGAAGCGGGGTGGGGTCTGGATGTTCCAGTAGTATTCCAGCACCCGTCCCTCGGCGTCTAAGTCGGGCCCCCCCGAGTACCAGCGCCCCACAAAAAAAGCCACATAGGCCTGGTGGTCTACCTGCAATACCCGGTTCTTGCTGACGTGATGAAAGGCAAAACCCAGCGGCATGTGAACCAGCAGACCATCCTCGCGCACCTCGCACACCTGGGCCTCCCACCAGTAGTGCAGGGCGTGGGCCGGGTATTTCCAGAACTCCAGACGCAAGGTCTGGCCGACTTGATAGCGGTTTACAGCCATTCGTCCATTCCTCACCCGGCTGGCACCTTCCCCTGCAGTTTACCGCGCCGCCCCAAGGTAAGAAGCAAGTGAGCGCAGTCTCTCGGGGCATTAACGCCCTCTTGTCCTAGCCTCAGAACCGCCGGTGCTAGGCTAGCGGGCATGAAGCGGCTAAACCTGGGCTTTCTGGTATGGGGCAGCACACTGCTAGCGGCCTGTGCGCCCAGCGCCGGCACCCCCTCCGAGGCCAGCGTGCCCATCAAGCCGGGCGAAACCTATGTGCTGGAGGTAAAAGGCCTCCAGATTGCCAAGGGCAACCGCTTCACCCTGACGGTTGGGAACAAACTCGAGCGCCGCACCACCCTGGGCCGCGACTGGTTCTTCGTGTCCGCCCGTCCCACGGCGGCGGCCCGTGGGGCCAACTTTAACTACTACCCCGACCGCCAAACTTTGAGCGTGGTGGTCATGCTGGACGCAGTCGTTAGCCGCAACCAGGCCAGCCGGTTGGAAGTGCTCTACTGCGACCTGAAGCCAGGCCAGGGCGGCTGGACGGGCTCGGCCAACTACGACCCCGGCCTCAAGGAAAAAACACTCAAGGACGGAACCTGCACGCTCCGGCGAACTTGAGGGCCCGCTAGAAGGCGCGCTAGCGTGCCACCCACTCAAGTTTCGCCACGCCTCCTCCGGGTCTCCCCACGATGCCAAAGCGTGGGGAGATTTCGTTGCGCGCCGGGTCTTGGGCTGGCGCCTGCTCTACAGCGTTCTTCACAGACGTGGCCGCCCACGAAAACGAGAAGGGACAAGCAGACGTGCCTCACCTCGGTGAGGCACGCTTGTCTGCGTTGCGTCTGGGCCCAGACGCATGTTTTCGAGTTTCCCGGCGGCCACTGTTCTGTCCAGGACAAAAGATTCTTATACCGGATTCAAAAAGATACTCTTCAAAACCAAAAACCCAGAGGCTATCTTTTTGAATCCTAGAGCACACCCCTCCCTGACGGTCGGCGAAAAAAACGTCTCCCTTCCAAGGGGCGGTATCGCCCTCCGCTACGCGGATAACTTCGGTCGGGTTAGTTCGTCACCATTCGGTGACGAACTAACCGAATCTGGTATTAGTTCCCGATGGCTCGATATTTGTGAAGAGCGCTCTATACTGGAGGCATGCCCCGCCCCGAGCCGGTCGGCAAAACCACCTTCGAGGCGTACCTGGAGCTCGAGGCCCGCTCCCCGGTGCGGCACGAGTTCGTGGATGGCATGATCTTTGCGATGGCGGGTAGAACGGATTACCACGCCACCATCAGCCTGAACATCGCCACCCAGGTTAGAGCTACAGCTAGGGCTTCGGGTTGTTTTGTCTATATGGAAAACATGCTGCTGCAGACCCCGGACGGCCCCACCTATTACCCTGATGTGTTCGTGACTTGCGAGGAGAGCAACGACGGCTCACGCTACAAACGCTTCCCCTGCTTTGTGGTGGAGGTGCTGTCGGAAAGCACCTCAGACATTGACCGAGGGGAGAAGCTACACAATTACCGCATTCCTAGCCTGAAAGCCTATATTTTGGTGTCGTCTGAGCGGAAACTGGTAGAGGTCTACCGGCGACTAGAAGATCAAACCTGGCGCTACGAGGTGCTCGAGGGCGCCGGCGAGCTCGAGCTACCTTGCTTGGGCTTGAAGCTGGGCCTGGAAGAAATTTACGCCGATGTAGACGTATCCGGCAACTGAATGCGGTTTCCACGAATACCCGGCCAGGCACTACACCCACCACTCGAGCCTATCCTCCCCAAAGGCCAGCGGCGCAACCGCCGTACCCTTGTCGAAGTAGATGGGCTGATAGTCCGGGGCACGGTAGACTTCTAGCTTTTCTTCCAGCAGGTTCACAATCCAGATTTCGGGAATGCCCGCTCGAATGTACAGGGGAAGCTTCACGGTGCGGTCGAAGACCAGCGTCGAGTCGCTCACCTCAATGACCAGCAGGATGTCGGCGGGGCCGGGTGGGCGGTCGTCGTAGCGGGATGCAGGGGGCACCGTGAGAATAAAGTCGGGCTCAGGCTCCGACCTGTCGTCGAGCTGGATTGGAACCTGGCAGAACATGTAGGTCTTATCCTTCAGCTTGGTGACAATCTCGTAGTTCAGGGCACCAATGTAGCGGCGGTGTTTGTGGCCCATCGGGGACGTAATGTAGACCTCTCCATTGATTAGCTCCACCCGGCCCTGCCCCAAGGCCCCTGCGGCATAGGCCTTGTGGTAATCTTCGACGGTGAAACGGTGCTTCACCATGGCTCGAGTATAGCGCCTGGCCCAGCCACTTTGAAATTTTGATTGCCTCGAGCTAAACTAGCAAAAACTAACAAGCGTTAGTTTGGTTTTTGGGAGGAGAGATGCCAAAGTACGGAGTACCCACCGACCCCGACTACAACGAGCGCCTGGCCGAGTTCGAGGCCCGCATCCAGCGCGGTGAGAAAATTGAGCCCGGCGACTGGATGCCCGAGGAGTACCGCCGCCAGCTCATCCGGATGATCTCCCAGCACGCCCACTCCGAGGTGGTAGGCATGCTCCCCGAAGGAGCCTGGATTACCCGCGCCCCCACCCTCAAGCGCAAGATGATTCTGGTGGCCAAGGTGCAAGACGAAGCCGGGCACGGTCAGTATCTCTACCATGCCGCCGAGACCTTGGGCATAAGCCGCGAGGCCATGCTGGAAGCCTTGCTCGCGGGCAAGGCCAAGTATTCCTCCATCTTCAACTACCCCACCCTGACCTGGGCCGATATCGGCACCATCGGCTGGCTGGTGGATGGCGCAGCCATCAAGAACCAGACCATGCTGGCGGCCTGCTCCTATGGCCCCTATAGCCGGGCCATGGTACGCATCTGCGCCGAGGAGACCTTCCACCACAAGCAGGGCAAGGAGATGGTGCTGCTCTACGCTAAAGGCACCCCCAAGCAACGCCAGATGGCCCAGGATGCCATCAACCGCTGGTGGTGGCCCGCGCTGATGATGATGGGCCCCCACGACAAGGACAGTCCCAACACCGAGGTGCTGGTGCGCTGGGGCATCAAGACCAAAACCAACGATCAGGTGCGCCAGGAGTTCATCAACGAACACGCCCCGGAAATTCTGGAGGCGGGTCTCACCCTCCCCGACCCCGACCTGCGCTACGACGAACAAACGGGCAACTGGCTGCACGGTCCCATCAACTGGGAAGAGTTCTGGCAGGTGGTAAGCGGCAACGGCCCCATGAACAAAGAACGCCTGGAGGCCCGTCGCCGCGCCCATGCCGAAGGGGCCTGGGTGCGGGAAGCCCTCGAGGCCTACGCCGCCAAGCAGCAAAAAACCGTGGTCGCAGTCTAGCCAGTAGCAAGAAGCTATCTGCTACAGGCGCTCTGGAGGAGCAATATGGACACCCAATGGCCCCGCTGGGAAGTCTTCAAGCAAGACACCCCGAGTAAGCCCCACCAGGCGGTAGGTTCGGTGCACGCTGCCGACCCCGAGCACGCCCTCCTGACCGCCCGCAACGTGTTTGCCCGCCGGCCCCAAGCGGTGAGCATGTGGGTGGTGCGGGCAGACGATATCTTCTCCTGGACGAAAGAGGAGCTTCTCGAGGCAAACCTCACCCACATTACCCAGCCACAAACCACAAACCACAAGCCACAAGCCTTCGCCGTGTTCCGCAAAACCAGCCACAAGCGCTCCATGACCTTTGTGGACTACGTGGGCGAAGTGGAGGCCCGCTCACCCGAGGAAGCCCTAAAGAAGGCCCAGGCAACTTTTACCGATGCCGAGGCCCTGGCCTGGTGGCTGGTGCCCACAGCCAAAATTGTCAAAAGCGACCCCAGCCAGGAAACCATCGAGAGCTGGTTTGCCCCGGCCAAGGACAAAACCTACAAGCAGCAGCAGTATTACGCCACGGTAGGCTCGCATGTGAGCAAGTTCAAGGTCGGGCGGGGGGTGGAAGATGAGGAGTGAAGTCCGTGAAGCCCTGATTGCCAAACTAACCGCACTCGCCGACGACGAGGTGATCCTGGCCCACCGCAACAGCGAATGGACGGGCTACGGCCCCATTCTGGAAGAGGACATTGCCCTGGCCAACATCGTGCAGGATGAGCTGGGCCATGCCACCCTGTGGTATGGCCTGCGAAAGGAGCTCGACCGCAGCGACCCCGACCAACTGGCCTTCTTCCGCGACGCCAACGAGTACCGCTGCTGCGAGCTGGTAGAGCTACCCAAAGGCGACTGGGCCTTCACCATGCTCAGACAGTATCTCTTCGACCTGTACGAGGCGCTCTGGCTCGAGGCCGCCCAGCACAGCACGTACAAGCCCCTGGCCGAGGCCGCCCAAAAAATAATCCGCGAGGAACGCTTCCACCTGCAGCACACCCGGGCCTGGGTGGAGCGGCTGGGCCTGGGCACCGAGGAGTCCAACCGGCGCGTGCAGCAGGCCCTGGACTTCCAGTGGGGCTACGCTCAACAGCTATTTGTGCCCATCCCCGGCGAAGAACTTCTGGTGGCCGAGGGCATCGTGCCCGACCTCTTGCCCATTAAGGCGCGGTGGCTCGAGCTCGCCACCCGCCACCTGCAAAACGCCGACCTCAAACTGCCCATCAACCCCGGCTACCAGCCCACCTCCCGCGCCTACCACACCGAGCACCTGTGGAGCATCCTGGCCGAGATGCAATCCACCGCCCGCTGGGAGCCTGAGGCCAAGGTCTGGTGATATGACCACCCTGCCCGATACCAAGCAGGTCTGGGAGGCCCTGGCCCGGATTCCCGACCCCGAGATTCCGGTGGTGAACGTGGTGGAAATGGGCATCGTGCGGGAGGTGCAGCTCGAGGGCCCCAAGGCCATCATCTCCATGACCCCCACCTTTTCGGGCTGCCCCGCCCTGCACCTAATCCGGGAGCAACTAGAAGAAACTGCCCGCTCGCTGGGCTTTGCCGAGGTCGAGGTGAAAACCGTGCTCTCGCCGCCCTGGAGCACCGACTGGATCACCTCCGAGGCCAAAGAACGCCTGCGCCAGTACGGGATTGCGCCACCCAAGCCCACCCGCGAACAGGGTGCTTTGATTGAGCTCGAGGCCGCCCCCACCCGCTGCCCGCGCTGCGGTTCCTTCAACACCTCGGTCAAGAACACCTTTGGCCCCACCCTGTGCAAGGCCATCCACGTCTGCAACGACTGCAAAGAACCCTTCGAAAGCTTCAAAACGGTCTGATGTAACGCCCGCAAACCTTTTTTGGGTCAAATCTAACTACCTTCCTCCAGTGCTTGGGTATACAATTGCAATGCTTTATATAGCGAGCAGGAGGAATTTATGAAACGTTTATCCCTACTCGGCGGTGTTTTGGCTCTGGCTTTTGCAGGCTGTGGACTGATCAGCAGCCCCCCCATCGATAACCCTTTCGGGCTCGCAGGCCAGCAAACCCAGGTATCTCTCGGCCCCAACAGCCAGGCCACCGGCAACCTCAGCGTCAACGCGACCTTTAACGACACCACCCTCAACCTCCCCGTAACTCCTACCGGCTTCAACTACAGCTTGGCCATCCAGAACGTCTCGTTTAGCGGTTGCCCCAGCACCCCACCCCAGACGGTGAGCGTCTCCATGAGCGTAAGCGCCACCATACAGGATAACCCCGCTTCCGGATCGCGCCAGGCCACCGCCTCGGCCAGCAACGTCCAGTTCACCCTCACCCAGTCCGGCAGTAGCTATACCGTGAGCAACCTCACGGGGGGCAGCCTGAGCTTCTCCAACCTTCAGACCCTGCTCGACATCCTGCAAAACGGCGGGCAAAACACCGCGAGCCTCTCGGGCACGGTCAACACCACCAGCAACCCCGATCTGGCGGGCTGCACCATGACCATCACCTGGGGCGGCGGGCAGGGCGTGCTCAAGTTCTAGAGACTCATCCAACCGGAGCCCACCCCAGAAGGGGTGGGTTTTTTAGCGCTGGGGCAACTCGAAATAGCGCCGCACCACCTCGCGCACCTCGGGGGGCAAAGGTTCGGACTCGAGGTACTTTTCGGCCTGGCGTTGCACATTTTGCGGGGGCTGGCCCGACTGCCAGGGGCTGGGCAGGGGCTGGGGTCTTCCCTGCCGGTTTTCACCCCGACTGAGCGGTGCTTCTCCGGCCGAACGCTGCGGGTTGGCCGGAGGGCGGGCCTGCATACCACCCTCACCACGGCCTTGGCCCTGGGCATTCTGCCCCTGGTTATCTCGAGAAGCCTGAGTCTGGCCGGATTGCGATCCCGGCTGGGCCTGTCCAGGCTGTGCAGATCCGGGTTGGGGTGGTTGCGCTGGTTCGGATTGTTGGGAGGGCTGAGCGGACGGGTTGGGCTCTCTTCCCTGAGAACCAGGCGCGGGTTGTCCCTGCGGGGTTTGTTCAGACGTCGAACGGCCTGTTTGAGACGGCTGTGCTTGCCCAGGTTGTTGGGGCTGTGCTTGCCCAGGTTGTTGGGGCTGCGCTTGTTCAGGTTGAGATCGCTGTGCCTGTCCAGGCTGTGGTTGCTGTGCTTGTTCAGGTTGTTGGGGCTGCGCTTGTTCAGGTTGGGCTGCGGGCGGATTTTGACCAGGCTGGCCGGTCTGCGGTTGCCCCGTCTGGTCAGATTGGGGCTGGCTCGTTGATGTGTTTTGCGGTTGTGTGGAGCCCTGACCATTTTGGCTGGATGTAAGCTGTTCACGGCTTTGAGGGCTCTCAACGGGTTGGCCGGGGCGGGCTGCATCCTGGGTGTCTTCTTGGCTCGAGGCCTCGCCCGCACGATCCTGCCCTTCCGGGCTACGCGGGTCTACAGGCCTTTCCGAAGGACTGCCTGCTTCCGAACCTTGCTGTTGGCTTTGTGGCGAACCTTCCGGCGACAGGGGTTGCCCAGTTTGGGGGCTGGGACTGGGTTGTGCCGGACGGGTCGGGCTACCCGTCTCTGGTGAGGTGGGGGAGGTTGGGCTGGCCTGGCTAGGAGCCGCCACAAAGGGGAGCTGCAATGGGGGCAAGACCCATACCACGCCGACCAGGCCCAGGTAGAGGGCCGCAGCAACCCAGGGGAAGGCAGGGGGTCGGGCCCCTCGCAGGCTGGCCTCGGCCTCGGTTTGCAGTTGGCTGCGCCAGGGGTGGTTGGCGGGTGCTTCCAGCGCGCTGCGGTAGGCCAGTCCGTAGCGGCGGTCAAGGTCGGCCAGGGCTTTAGGCTCTTCCCAGCGGGTGGGATACAGCAACCCTACGAGCGAAAACAAAATCCAGGCTGGATGCACCAACCAGGCCAGTGGAAGCAGCAAAAGTGCCAGCCCTGCAGCCAGCCAAAGCCGCACCCGCCAGGCCCGCCTTTGCGCCCACACCCGGTGCATGGGCTTAGGGTAAGAGATTTGGGGTAAAACCAGTAGGGCGCAGTATACGTTGCAGCTTGCACCAAATCCCTAAAGACGCCCTAAAATCTCTTCTGTTTGCTGAAAGTAGCCATCTTTGGGAATCAGCACATAGCCTTTGACGGTTTGCACGGGATAGTAGGGAACGCCCAAGTGTAACTCCCGGGCAGTACCCTCGTAGCGGCGGATTTGCGCGGGGTTAAAGGCGGGCCGGGGCCGCAGTTGCACGGCCTGCGAGATGCGCTCGATAAGGAGCGCCATATAGGCAGCGATTCCCCAGGCTCGAGCCGATTTCACAAAGGGTAGTGTAGTCGGAAACGACACAGGAAGGATGAGTCAGGACAAGTTACCATTTTTAGGCGTACAACCAGCTTTTGCACCAGATGGAAGTGGGTAGTAGGAGGTAGGTAGTGGGTCTACGACATCTGTCCTCTAACCCCTGCTCTCTATCTCACCGCTCCTGCGGTATGCAACCAGTAGAAGGCAAAGTCGCTGAACAGATTTTGCCCTTTAGAACCCTAATTCCGGCTCACCTTCCGGTTCAAAAAGTCCATCAGCACGTATCGCCCGATGTTCCCCGGCGTGGTGAGGTAGGCTTTGCCCTTGGTAATTTGCGTCAGTTTCTTGACAAAGGCCAGTAGCTCGGGCTCCCGCGCCAGCATGAAGGTGTGGATGGGAATGCCTTCTTTGCGGGCCAAGGTGGCTTCTTTGAGGGTCTCGGCCAGGATGACCGGGTCGAGGCCCCAGGCGTTTTTGTAGATCTGGCCCGAGGGCAGGGTGAGCGCCGAGGGCTTGCCGTCGGTAATCATGATGATCTGTTTCATCTCGCCGCTCATCTTTTTGAGCATCTTGCGGGCCAGCTTGAGGCCCTCGGCGGTGTTGGTGTGGTAGGGCCCAACCTGCACCGTGGGTAGCTTGCCCAGCGGCACTTCCTCGGCGCTGTCGTGGAACACCCCAAAGCGCACCTGGTCGCCGGGGTACTGGGTGCGAATCAGGTGGGCCAGGCCCAGGGCCACCCGCTTGGCGGGGGTAAAGCGGTCTTCGCCATACAGAATCATGGAGTGGGAGCAATCCAGGAGCACCACCGTGTTCATGGCGGCGGTGTACTCGGCCAGCTCGATGGTCAGGTCGCTCTCCTCGAGGTTTTCCAGCCCTTTCATCACCACCTGCTTGAGGGTTTCGCCGATGTTGATGTTGGGCTGGTCGCCAAACTCGTAGGGCTTGGTCTCGCCGCTACTCTCCACCCCCGAGGCATAGTGCCGGGTGACGTGGGCACCGGGGGCATTTTTGCCCAGCGAGCCCAGCAGGGTACGCAGGCTTTTGAGGCCCAGAAAGTCTACCGATTTGTTGGTGAGCTCGAGCCGGGTGTCCTGGGCCTCACCCTGAAAACCCTGCCCCGTCTCGGACGGGTCGCTACCAGGCAAGCGGATAAAGCCCTCGTCCTGTAGGCGCTGCATGAGCTTCTGGATCTCGCGGTAAAGCCGGGTCTCTTCCTTGCGGTTGGCAAAACGGGCCTCGCGTAGCCACTCCTCGGGGATACGATCCTGTTCCAACAGGGCTTGTAGCAGGGCATCGTAGAGATCTTCGGCAGTGGGGCTACGGTTGGGGTCGGGTTGGTAGCGGTTGTAGGGGTCGGAAAAGCCCGAGTCCATCAGAAAGTCCTGAATCATGTCCATCAGGTCGGCGCCGCTTAGATCGTCGAAGCCGGGCTCATATTTGGAGTATCGGACGCGCATATTTCCTCGCTGGTGGCTAATAGCGGATGGCTTTTGAGTTCTGCTATTAGCTATTGACCGTGTGCTGAGTGCACTAATTTCCGCTGCCCCACCGCTCGCGCTCCCGCTCGACGGGGGCGCTGTAACTCTCCTCGCCCCGGGCAATCTTGCGGCGACCTGCCAGGCCTTCCAGGATAAACTCCCCGGCGGCCACCAGGGCCTCGGGGGTGGTCTGGGGCTCGAGTTTTTTGGCGGCAGCTAAGAGGCCCGGCACTTTTTCCATCTCCTTCAGCACCGTTTTGGCGCTGCCCTCGGGTAGGGTGAGCAGGTTACCCTCGGCGAAGTACTGCACAATCTCGTCTACCGGCAAGCCTCGAGCCCGTTCGCCATAGGCCAGACCAAAGGCCTTGAGCAAGAGGTCGCGGGCCACCCGCTCGGCCCCCTGGAGCTCGCCCTCGTATTCCAGCTCAATTTTCCCGGTAATGGCCGGCAAAGCCGCGTACAGGTCAATCGGGCGGGCCACCGGACGCTCACCAAAGCGCAGAGCCCGGCGCTCGGCGTTGGAGGCTACCAGCTCCAACAGGCTAATCGAGAGGCGCTGCGAGACCCCGGAAGTCTTGTCCACCCGCTTGTCCTCGCGGGCCACAAAAGCCACCGCCTCCGAGGCTTCGGCCACATAGGCCGGCACGTACATCCCTTCTTCGCGGGCAATCCAGGCCTCTTGTTGGGTAATGGAGAGGCCTTCCTCGAGGGTGCGCGGATAGTGGGTGCGAATTTCCGAGCCAATGCGGTCTTTGAGGGGGGTCACAATCTTGCCGCGGGCGGTGTAGTCCTGAGGGTTGGCGGTGAAGGCAATCCAGACGTCGAGCTGCAACCGCACCGGGTAGCCCCGGATCTGCACGTCGCCTTCTTGGAGGATGTTGAAGAGGGCTACCTGCACCTTGGGAGCCAGGTCAGCTACCTCGTTGATGCCGAAGATACCCCGGTTGGCCCTGGGCAAAAGGCCGTAGTGCACGGCCTCGAGGTCGCCCAGCCCAGTGCCCCGCTTGGCAGCCTTGATGGGGTCAATATCGCCCAGAAGGTCGGCTACGGTGGTGTCGGG
This genomic stretch from Meiothermus sp. harbors:
- a CDS encoding pyridoxal phosphate-dependent aminotransferase, translating into MRGLSKRVKTMKPSSTVAVNAKALELRRQGVDLIAMTAGEPDFDTPQFVKDAAIRALAAGKTKYAPPAGIPELREAISAKFKRENGLEIPPDQTVVTVGGKQALFNLFQAILDPGDEVIVIGPYWVSYPEMVRFAEGVPVEVNTGPESGFIPDPAEVEHKITPRTKAIVLNSPGNPTGAVYPKEVLVAIAELANKHDLYIVSDEIYEHLIYEGEHFSPAHVAPDRTITVNGAAKAYAMTGWRIGYAGGPKDVIKGIIDVSSQSTTSPDTIAQWAMVEALNNVEEAQRFISMAREAYRARRGIIVDGLNALGLPTPKVNGAFYVLSDVSRIDPDENQAALKLLNEARVAVVPGTDFAAPHHVRFSYATSEDNIRKALERIAAIL
- a CDS encoding DUF402 domain-containing protein, with product MAVNRYQVGQTLRLEFWKYPAHALHYWWEAQVCEVREDGLLVHMPLGFAFHHVSKNRVLQVDHQAYVAFFVGRWYSGGPDLDAEGRVLEYYWNIQTPPRFEPGRIWQYDLEIDVKCKADHHCQTFDLEEFAAKAPLYPSEWVEQARRAVRQVERHMRRQEWPVLPPGYSGSWLERV
- a CDS encoding Uma2 family endonuclease, which encodes MPRPEPVGKTTFEAYLELEARSPVRHEFVDGMIFAMAGRTDYHATISLNIATQVRATARASGCFVYMENMLLQTPDGPTYYPDVFVTCEESNDGSRYKRFPCFVVEVLSESTSDIDRGEKLHNYRIPSLKAYILVSSERKLVEVYRRLEDQTWRYEVLEGAGELELPCLGLKLGLEEIYADVDVSGN
- a CDS encoding Uma2 family endonuclease, which gives rise to MVKHRFTVEDYHKAYAAGALGQGRVELINGEVYITSPMGHKHRRYIGALNYEIVTKLKDKTYMFCQVPIQLDDRSEPEPDFILTVPPASRYDDRPPGPADILLVIEVSDSTLVFDRTVKLPLYIRAGIPEIWIVNLLEEKLEVYRAPDYQPIYFDKGTAVAPLAFGEDRLEWWV
- the paaA gene encoding 1,2-phenylacetyl-CoA epoxidase subunit PaaA, whose translation is MPKYGVPTDPDYNERLAEFEARIQRGEKIEPGDWMPEEYRRQLIRMISQHAHSEVVGMLPEGAWITRAPTLKRKMILVAKVQDEAGHGQYLYHAAETLGISREAMLEALLAGKAKYSSIFNYPTLTWADIGTIGWLVDGAAIKNQTMLAACSYGPYSRAMVRICAEETFHHKQGKEMVLLYAKGTPKQRQMAQDAINRWWWPALMMMGPHDKDSPNTEVLVRWGIKTKTNDQVRQEFINEHAPEILEAGLTLPDPDLRYDEQTGNWLHGPINWEEFWQVVSGNGPMNKERLEARRRAHAEGAWVREALEAYAAKQQKTVVAV
- a CDS encoding phenylacetic acid degradation protein; translated protein: MDTQWPRWEVFKQDTPSKPHQAVGSVHAADPEHALLTARNVFARRPQAVSMWVVRADDIFSWTKEELLEANLTHITQPQTTNHKPQAFAVFRKTSHKRSMTFVDYVGEVEARSPEEALKKAQATFTDAEALAWWLVPTAKIVKSDPSQETIESWFAPAKDKTYKQQQYYATVGSHVSKFKVGRGVEDEE
- the paaC gene encoding 1,2-phenylacetyl-CoA epoxidase subunit PaaC, producing the protein MRSEVREALIAKLTALADDEVILAHRNSEWTGYGPILEEDIALANIVQDELGHATLWYGLRKELDRSDPDQLAFFRDANEYRCCELVELPKGDWAFTMLRQYLFDLYEALWLEAAQHSTYKPLAEAAQKIIREERFHLQHTRAWVERLGLGTEESNRRVQQALDFQWGYAQQLFVPIPGEELLVAEGIVPDLLPIKARWLELATRHLQNADLKLPINPGYQPTSRAYHTEHLWSILAEMQSTARWEPEAKVW
- the paaD gene encoding 1,2-phenylacetyl-CoA epoxidase subunit PaaD; translation: MTTLPDTKQVWEALARIPDPEIPVVNVVEMGIVREVQLEGPKAIISMTPTFSGCPALHLIREQLEETARSLGFAEVEVKTVLSPPWSTDWITSEAKERLRQYGIAPPKPTREQGALIELEAAPTRCPRCGSFNTSVKNTFGPTLCKAIHVCNDCKEPFESFKTV
- a CDS encoding VWA domain-containing protein; its protein translation is MRVRYSKYEPGFDDLSGADLMDMIQDFLMDSGFSDPYNRYQPDPNRSPTAEDLYDALLQALLEQDRIPEEWLREARFANRKEETRLYREIQKLMQRLQDEGFIRLPGSDPSETGQGFQGEAQDTRLELTNKSVDFLGLKSLRTLLGSLGKNAPGAHVTRHYASGVESSGETKPYEFGDQPNINIGETLKQVVMKGLENLEESDLTIELAEYTAAMNTVVLLDCSHSMILYGEDRFTPAKRVALGLAHLIRTQYPGDQVRFGVFHDSAEEVPLGKLPTVQVGPYHTNTAEGLKLARKMLKKMSGEMKQIIMITDGKPSALTLPSGQIYKNAWGLDPVILAETLKEATLARKEGIPIHTFMLAREPELLAFVKKLTQITKGKAYLTTPGNIGRYVLMDFLNRKVSRN
- a CDS encoding sigma 54-interacting transcriptional regulator; translated protein: MTKARTLGELKRTYPLEKLRRSVKDEARENLIGKLRSGERLFPGIQSYDDSVIPSLVNAILARHNFILLGLRGQAKSRILRQLTELLDDEIPALPTEIRDNPLFPLSAEAKRMLEEAGDEAPIVWIPRAERYVEKLATPDTTVADLLGDIDPIKAAKRGTGLGDLEAVHYGLLPRANRGIFGINEVADLAPKVQVALFNILQEGDVQIRGYPVRLQLDVWIAFTANPQDYTARGKIVTPLKDRIGSEIRTHYPRTLEEGLSITQQEAWIAREEGMYVPAYVAEASEAVAFVAREDKRVDKTSGVSQRLSISLLELVASNAERRALRFGERPVARPIDLYAALPAITGKIELEYEGELQGAERVARDLLLKAFGLAYGERARGLPVDEIVQYFAEGNLLTLPEGSAKTVLKEMEKVPGLLAAAKKLEPQTTPEALVAAGEFILEGLAGRRKIARGEESYSAPVERERERWGSGN